From the genome of Treponema peruense:
TCTGCCCATATTCCGCCAAGAAGAAGGGAACGCGAAGCAACCAGACACTCACTGAACATTCCGCCGGTACACACAAACAGAACCTTTTTGTTTTTTGCGCCGTTAAGTTCGGACTCATCTGCAAAGCGTGCCGAAACTGCAGGAGCAAATTCTTCGGCCCCAACAAAAAGGCCTCGGCCAGCTTCAACCGGTGCCGCAAACGAAGCGAGTTCTGACGGGCATGACATTTTTGGCCAGCGTATTGCAACAGGCCCCTTTGCGCACGAAACGGCCCAATCAAGGCATAAATCAAGATCGACCCTGCTTGCGACAGACATAATGCACATATTCGGAACGGGAAGCAGCATGCTTATGTCAAAGATTCCCTGGTGTGTTTCACCGTCCGAAGGAACCGCCCCTGCCCTGTCCATTACCAGAACGGCATGTCTTGAAGGAAGTGCTATATCTTCTACAATCTGGTCAAAGGAACGCTGCATGAATGTAGAGTAAATTGCCGCAACAGGAACCATTCCTCCGGCTGCGAGTCCCCCTGCAAAAGTTATGGCATGTTCTTCTGCTATTCCCACATCATAAAAACGCCTAGGGAACCTGCGGGAAAAAGCATCAAGTCCTGTACCCTTTGACATTGCTGCAGTGACAGCCGCGATTTTAGGATTTTCTTCGGCAAGTGAAACAATTTTTGAACTGAATGCTTCGGTAAAGCTGAGTGCGTCGAATTTTTCTACAACACCGTCACTTGTATTGAAAGGTCCCACCCCATGGAATGCAGAAGGATTGTTTTCTGCCGGACTGTATCCCCTGCCTTTTTTTGTAACAACATGGATTACCACAGGGCGCGGAATCTTTGCAGCCTTCCGCAAAACCCGTTCAAGCTGTTCTATATTATGGCCGTTAAGCGGCCCCACGTATTCAAATCCAAGGTCTACAAAAAGATTATTTGTAAGAAACATTCCCTTAAGGCCTCTTTTGAGCCTGTAAATCAATTTTCCGATATGGCGGTTGATGTAAGGAATGTAGTCCACTGCCCTGTCAAACTTGTAGCGGAATGACTGGTAGGCGTCTGTCATCGTAAGGCGCGAAAGATAACGTGAAAGTGAACCTACGTT
Proteins encoded in this window:
- the dxs gene encoding 1-deoxy-D-xylulose-5-phosphate synthase; this encodes MILQNIHSPDDLKALPESELPALASEMRREIIDVVGRNGGHLASNLGVVELSIALHRVFSSPHDAIVWDVSHQCYPHKLLTGRLENFYTLREKDGISGFTRITESPHDFFDAGHASSSISSALGLLSAWQQTGKDGKVIAVIGDGALTGGMAFEGLSHAGQLAKNLIVIVNDNQMSISRNVGSLSRYLSRLTMTDAYQSFRYKFDRAVDYIPYINRHIGKLIYRLKRGLKGMFLTNNLFVDLGFEYVGPLNGHNIEQLERVLRKAAKIPRPVVIHVVTKKGRGYSPAENNPSAFHGVGPFNTSDGVVEKFDALSFTEAFSSKIVSLAEENPKIAAVTAAMSKGTGLDAFSRRFPRRFYDVGIAEEHAITFAGGLAAGGMVPVAAIYSTFMQRSFDQIVEDIALPSRHAVLVMDRAGAVPSDGETHQGIFDISMLLPVPNMCIMSVASRVDLDLCLDWAVSCAKGPVAIRWPKMSCPSELASFAAPVEAGRGLFVGAEEFAPAVSARFADESELNGAKNKKVLFVCTGGMFSECLVASRSLLLGGIWADIYSLRFIKPFDEEYFVKLASSYDAVVFVEDGILTGGIGRNLESVLLRSPYAPKIKTAATGFPDRFLHNGNRMQILEEAGLDPDTIAALARTLTEN